GATGGCCAATCCCTGCAAGAAGGGCATCTCTAGATTCAAATTTGTTTGTTAATAATGGTCATGTTTAGAATGATCGTCTTGATGATTAAGCTGTCACATCTGAAGAGGCTCCTGCTTGCAGGTAATCCTAATAAATATTCTCTTCTGCTCTCCTCTCTCTATAAGTTCTCTAAGTTCTTAGATTTGTAGACCAAATAAAAGTCTCTCTCTCTTAAGTTAAcgaattttgtttttagttacTATTAGCTTTGTGGGTATTTGTTTGCTATGAGAAAGTAAAATGGGTTTTTTAAAGTCTTCAAATTATTTACAGCTTACCTTATAAgtttagtttctaaattttgaCATTAGTTTCTgaacttctctctctcttttttttctatgataacttttttgaagtttatattttatgtttgATAGATTGAACAAGTTTGTTACAAATGGATCCTttcacattattattattttattttattttttgcgTTTATGAATTTAGTGGACAATTCTAAGTATTGGATACCAAAGTCATACGATTCTATTCAATTTCATATCTATCTGGTAtccaaaattttatattctccATCAAAAGTAAAACTATcgaaaatatttgtaaaatataaccaatttcaaattttatcaatataatatatttctatcaatttttagatatggatagaatttaaaattttgtaatattttataaatattttggtttattttactatatttaataACACTTTTTACTTTTTGGAAATTTAAAATGAGTTGGAATCCCGATCTGTTTTTTATTTTCGCAATCTCCaaaatttagattaaaataAACTATTTGTTCATTATAACTAATCGTTGATATAAACTTTTTGATCCACTTGAAATCTACATAGTTTGCTTCGTCCACCTTTAAAACTGTGGTTCATATCAACATGTAATCATCCATTgattaaatagaaaaatttgaaatttttaccCACAACTTATAATTTAATTGGGTTATAGTTGACTTCCATTTATCCTAGAAGAAGTTCATTGAAACGGACTCTTAGTTTCTTTTCATATTTCAATTTCGACTAAAAATTTGTTCATATCATCTCTCCCATATTAAGTAAAGAGAAAAACATAAGAACGTTAAACTATATACACAGAAATAGtaacaaaagcaaaaaaaaaaaaaaaaaaaaaaaaaaatcttaaaattcaTCAAATTTGACAAAATCTATCGTAAAACAGTTATTTTGTTATctcattatttttcattacagATAATTCCTCGTAGATTTGACACAATTGATATTGACAATCTCTAAAAGTGGCCCACACTTGTTAATGAACGAAAGTGAAAATCAATTTACTTACGACAAGTTCTTATGGTAAATCATCAACTTTTTAAAACAAACGATGTAATTTTTTGCCTACTTAAAGTGCGAAAAACAAAGTATGCCATGTTAGAAAAATTGATATAATTGCGAAACAATTTAAGATTATGCCACATTAGCATTAAAGAAAATTCATCTAGTACCGGAATGATCTAAGATTTTAACTAATCTATATATAACTTAGCTAGTTTAGACATTGTATATCTGTACTAAAAGTTAGAGGTTCCATATCTACCTACATTGCCAAACCcagaaaaaattttaaatttcttctACTCAACAAATTACCTCATCGATTCCGAAGAATTAATTTTGGGGGATAAAGATGACAATGGAAAAATTCTCAGGAAACTCAGCTATAAGCTAATTTTGTCTCCAAAGTGGTAACAGAACGAGCAAGGCCAAGCTCGTAAGATATCGTGAATTACTTCGTTATTCTCGTAAGCAGCTTGTACATTCCAAAGACATTCTTATTCTGCCAGAAGTACGGAATGAAAAATGATCGATAAAAAGGCGGTGAGATCTCTCTGTCTAGGTAAGGCCATGCTGCAACGGCCTGCAAGTAAAAACATCTCGTTAAAATCCTACATTCGAAGTAGCTTGAAAGGAGAAAAACGAACATTTACCTCCCACTTCGATGTGTCGCTTCCACGAGATGCATATGGTCTTTCGAGTTGAAGCTCGACAAGGTAAGTGCACGCATCGAGATCTTGGAGCTGTAAAGTTCATTATATTATTTATCATCACGGAAACGAAAGGGAATTGGTAAAATAACATTGATGATAAGAATGAAAATTTTCAGGAACTGGAGGTAGTACATATTGCTCATCTGATGCTTTGTTCTTGTTGTTGAAGTATGGTGGAGCGGCTGCAGTCCCTCCCAAGGTAGAATTAAATGGGAAAGGAAGAAGACCTCGGAACCCATCGTCGATCCATCGTACTTCTTTTATGTAATCAGGAAtaaaaaaagatgatggaaaacGATGCCACTCACTTCCAACGCAAATTGTGGAATCTGAAAGAAGTTACATTATGGAGAGTAAACTTCGTGCAGAAAGAAACAGATGACTAGAAATCTTTATCCATAGAAAACAAATCTAGAGCTGTGATGTGAGATTATAGTAATAATTCCTATATTCACGTACGTTTGCAAGCAAAAGAGAAGCTGGAAAAAGAAACAGTGTATCTAACCTGTTACTATTTCGTCATGGTGAGCCAAGACCTTGTAAACCTCCAGAGGAGCAGAGTAGCCATTAATCAATGAAAATGTACGAGCATGAGATGCGCAAAGAATAAGGCCAAGAACAAGGGGTCTAAGAACTTTGGCTATCTGCAAAGCAAATTAACAAGCTAAATAGAGGAGAATACCATCCAAATAAATTCAGAAATTGGGGGATGGTCGATACTCACCACAACAAGTACAGAATTATCATATGGATTGTATCTGTCTCTAAAAAAATCTGGAAAACACTCAATGACGGCTGAAGCAGCAACACAAATAAGAGGATATATTGGATAAAGGAATCTGCAGCATCAATACAATATCAGGTGAAAAAACTGCCAGCAGCAATTTCATATATCAGAGGATGTTTCAACAGAGAATGATGATTAGGAATGCTAGACAGCCTTCAAATTCTATAGATTTAGAGCAATTAATCACCGGCATTATAGCTAGCACCATTTATCTTATCATCacaaataaaaattcaaaaggGCAAATCCTTTCAGAACTTCAACAACCTAGAACTTCCAAGCACAAAAGAATTATATTTTGGGTTCCCAGACACGATACACTGTAAATTGTAAGATAACGAACTAAAAATAATTCTCTTAAAATTATGATTTCAAGGAAGACATACAATAGTGTCGTTAAAGTATCAAACCTTTCCTCCTTGTGAGGCTGCAACGACATGAATGCCAGCCAAATATAAATAGGTGAGATCACCACGAGCAAGTCTGGCACATACTTTTTCCTTGAAATTGGTAAAATTCCCACAAAAAGTAAGGCAAGAACGAAACAAACGTTGAAGTTGTTAAACCCATTTCTGAGATAGAACAATGGTCCTTCGGTTCCATACAAGTGGCTTTCACCACCTCCCAAGACGTTATATATCAGCAAATTTAACACAGATGATGTCCACCTTTTATAATAATAGTAGTCAACAAGCAGCGAGAAGGCCTACAAGCCAAACCATAGGAGCTTTTAGCAAGGTTAAGATACGTTTTATACAAACTAAAAAGCGGTGGAGAAAAGAGGGCTTTTAAAGCTGGTTCAATCTATGTCACAAAATctacatttttatttactttccattttCAGGGTAGAACACTTATTTTCAACAGTAAAAGTGAATTCTTAATGGAAAAGTGAGGAgtaaagaattgaaaattatAATTGGAAAGTAGTTTTTAAGCCaaagatttttattttctttaaaaggaagaaaattgTACCAAGATCGAGCAGTATGAAAAAAATCCTCTAGAAATTACTAGCAGTATTGTAATTCTCTCAAGCCTATCTTCTTGCATGTAGATTTTCTTGTGTTTCTTTGGGGACACCATCAAGCTAAAAATTCATGTTCAGGAATGGAGGGAAAACATTTCATCTGGGGTCCAAGAATGGTCAAGGTTTCCTTTTAGAAGGCTAGCTTGGACTGACTTGGCCCGAGCATTTTAGATGGCCAGATCAGGCTAAGCTAAGCAAGGGTTTCAATCCTTCCTCAAAATACAATGTAAAAGGTTTTTTCAACTATGGTCAAAATTTTGTCTACCACATCAGCCGGCATCTCACCATCCTACATTTTGCCAATTGAGACAGTAGTAGGATTGAGACCAGGAGGAAtgcatttcttttctatatccCAGAAAATGAATGAAAATGCCCCTCTCCAGCCTCATCTCTATCTTTAATGGGGATTCCCCACATTTTTCAAGGATTTTTGCCATCTTTAGCCGGAATCTTAGTTTAAGAAAATTGAGGAGATAACTTTACTAGAAAAAAGCTAGTATCAAATCAAGAAGTTTTAATCATTCAATCCTTTGGTAATTCCtcatttgaattaaaattcCATTAGGTAATCTTTTGTAAAATGAGAATACCTTACCCTCCTGCTCTTAATAAAAGATCATCAATAACGCAACAAAATTACTTGAGAAGAGTCAGAAGACATACGAGGAGAGCTATCGATGTTAGTGCCCCTGCAAGAAATGCCTCTTTAAATTTTCTGCGTAAAGAGTAAAGTGTGACTGGAAGGAAAACCAAGATTGAAAATGGCCAGCCAAGAATTACACCAGCGGCAGCAACAGCAACCGCTGGAGCAGGTTTCTCAAGTAGAAATAACCCAGATGACAAAGATACTGCATACATGGAGAATGAGCTAGGCAAGAAACCTGGAAAATGAGGCAACACAATGACAAATATTGAGGTAATTCcagattaaataaaaaatacttAACGAGTTAAAAAAAGATATAACAACGGTCTTCCATGTAAATGTTACACAATTAATCATTTAAGTAGGAGATACAGGGGAAAAAAAGGCCACTCACTGGTGCTAGCAAAGAAACAACCGCTAGTCAAGCACAACATCGCAAGAGTATAAGTGGCAAGGCGCTTCCCAAACTTCCTAGAGAGCGCTACAACAAGAACTGTTTCCGTAACAACAGATAGAAAACCAAGGAAAAGTCTCACAGCAAAGAATACTCTCACCTGAAATATAAAGAGAGGTTAAAACCATAGACGTATCTGGATCTACATTCAGGCTAGTGAGAAAATAGCAATATCAACTGAGAAAGAATAGCCCTTTACTTTATCCACAGAAAACAGCCACGCCGCTGGTCTCCCCACTAATTCATGGAGAACAATGTATAAATATGACCGAAGCGCAAACTGGGAACTGCAAGACAGTGCAATTTCAGTGGACATAAAAACTAAACAAGATTCTGTTGAAAGTAATCAACCTCATTTAAAAGGTAATTCTTACTACTCTTTCTCTATGTACATTAAAATCTAACGTCTAACTCCAAACAGCAGCTCAATCCAAGTAAAACTCATCTTCAAACGAAAGCCaagaatgataaaaaaaaaattcttcatTTGATGAAAGATCTACTTGATCATATAGGAATTCATATGAATTATGTGTGTGTTCAAGTCTTGCAAATAGAATATCCATAAAGGATTGTAACCTAAGTCAGGATTTTACATTACAAGACAATTAAAACCACACTTACTCCACCAAATCACGTCATATTTTCCTTATACCTTGATTAGCATATCattgctttttatttttttaacatcCACGAGTGTCCGGACAGCTTGCGCACCATTCATCTAATCTCACCGAACAACTAACTGACTCTACAACTTTTGGCATAAAAAAAACCCCTAGAATTGGGTGGCCACCATTGATTGCTTATTCATTACCAAATTctaacaaaagagaaaaatgtagTGTTATATGCTATGTTATCCAACTCAAGCCACTGGGAACCAACAACATAGTATATAACTTGCTAAACTAAGAGCGACTGGAGTAACAAACAAACCCAATATCTGTAAACACACGAACAGGGGGATGCAAGACAAAAACTACAATAAACGGGATTTCAAGCTCAAGAACATCCCATCAATGAACCACAATACAAAAAGATATTAACATTTCCGATGTAATCCAAGCATGAATGTGGGAGAATTTGGAGGAAGAACCTGTATTCCCAAGTTTGGAAGCCAGATTTGTAGAGAAGGAAATGGAGAGGCTCCCAATAATTGAAAACCTCGTCGCAATCGTGAATGATGTTGGACGTGGCACTCATGTACCTGAGTAGCCCCAGAGCAAAGAGTGGGAAGAACCATCCAAGTCCTTTGTCTTCGGCTTCAGTGGCTGATCGGCCTGGCTTATCGGATTTAGAGTAGGAAGAAGAAGCCGAGGTGGATGGCGGAAGGTCGGAAGTGAAGGGGCGTCTCTGCCGCATCGCTAGAGCCATTTCTTATTCTCCGATGGGTGTGTGTGCTTAGGCAAATCGGAGAGACCGGTTGTAGTGGTGTTTCAAAAGTCGAGTGCTTTGCTTCCCATCGAAGTCTTCTCTATGAACGTTTTTTCCCTTTCCCTCTCCaagacaattttattttattgatggGTTGATTTTAATGGAACTTTATCAAGAACGTAATTAAATTGTTTTTTGTAACATCAGATTCAAATTGAGTATCTTCTTTTGTTCGTAGTTGATCAAATTTATGAAATGAAATACACGATCAAATCAAAAGCTTGCTTTTTAGATTATCAGTCTAAAATCTTATGGTTATAAATTAGTATTTAATCTTTATGGTCAAGTTGTATAGAAATATCCACGAGTATCAAAAGAGGAAGGTTTTATTAGTTATGGACTACATCATAAACTTGAAAATCATGGAaattaagttctttttttttttttccaaactatATAGACCAAATTTATAACTTAAcacctttttaattttattaaaaacaatttaatattaaaattaaacatcTCAATTTGAGCTATACATTGTTAACTAAATTTTAGTAAATCTTTGTATATTTCATATGTTACCAACTAAATTTTAGTAAATCTTTGGATATTCCATATGTCCAAAATCTTATTAGACTAGTGAAGGCAATCATTTCTCgactataattttaaatttttctttcaacTATTTAAGCTTTTAAGATACAAAAGAGTTGTTTCTAAAAAACatagaaaaaggaagaagaagaagataaaataACAGAAAGGACTGTTTCAGCATTAATGcaaattatttaaaacaaatgCCTTGTAAGGTAACAACATAATCCACTGGCCACTCTACTATTTGGGGCACAGTGATTTTGATTATGCAGCAAAGCAGTAAAGTCAGTCACTCAACATCTCTTCTCATCAAAAGATGGATTCACTTAAACAACATCCACTTCTGATGGCATAAATTATGAGCCTTTTTCTTTCCTGGCAATGGCAATTTATATATGATGGGACAAaccaacaaaaacaaacaacaaaaggAGGCTTTGCTTATATAATATAACGCTCTCCTGTTTAACCAGTGTTCTGCATTCCAGCAGCAATGCCCTTCATGGTCAAGATCAGGGTGTCCTCTAGCCCAGGTGCGTATTCACTTTTCGGGTTTAGATGAACGAGTTCATCTGCTGGTTTGCTTGCTTCCATTATTTCCCTTGAAATGTGTGGTCGAACTTTCACGTCGTAGTTTGGATCACGAATTCGTTTCAGTGTGTAGGCTTGACACACGTTCAGAGTCGTGATGTATGAATCACGGAGACGAAGTCTTTGCTTCAAGTAAGGATCCCCTTCAAGAAGATCTCTGTGTCCAGCAATCTACAATGTACGGGAACAAAAGTTTGTTTCAAACTATGGTTGAATGAAGCATTATATGGTATCTGATTGAATGGGAAATGGCCAAAGTTTACCTGCAGCAAAAGGCTCTTTGTTTCTTCATAGTTGGCTCTCAAGCGCTCTCCGAACGACCAGAGGTCTTCTGAGACCAAGAGCTTATCGTACAAAGCAGCAATTCCAGGGTCTCCTTTAGCGAACACCATTTCAACCAAATCAATGGTGACCCTAAAGAAGGGCCATTCGTTGTACATCTCCTGCAGCATTTGAAGGTTCTTGACATTTTTCTGAATAATATGCTTGAATGCTGCTCCGAAGCCTAACCAAACTGGTAGATGGAATCTCGTCTGTGTCCATGCAAAGATCCATGGGATTGCACGGAGTGACTCGATACCACCACTTGGCTTCCGCTTTGATGGACGGCTTCCAATATTCATCCTACCGTATTCCAGTTCTGGTGTTGCCTAAAATTACAAGAACAAAATATTTGAGTTAAAAACAGCTCACAGTCGGTGCAGATTTCAAGAATGTAACTATGAGAGTCGGCAAACGAAATCCTACCAGGCGGAAATATTCGACAAATCGTGGTTCTTTGAAGACAATGGAACGGTATTCTTCTGTAGCAACAACGGCCATTTCATCCATCAGCGCACGCCATTCAGGTTTTGGTGAAACTGGAGGGTGCATACCATGCTCGAGCGTTGCCGCAGTGAAACGTTGAAGTGTTCTAAAACACAAGTGCTCCTCTCCAAAGGACTGCTCAATAACTTCCCCTTGTACTGTTACACGGAGTGAACCGTGAACTGTCTCGGGTGGTTGGGACAAAATAGCAAGATGAGTGGGTCCACCTCCTCTTCCAACAGTGCCACCACGACCATGAAACATAGTTAGTTTTACACCATATTGTTTTGCAACCTTTATAAGCTCCTCTTGAGCCTTGTATAACTGCCAGGCTGCAGAGAACCGCCCAGCATCTTTGCCAGAATCAGAGTAGCCAATCATGACTTCTTGCTTTCCATTAATCCGATTTCTGTACCAATCTATCGAGAAGAGGCGAGCAAGGGCTGCAGGCGCAGCCTCCAAATCTGCAAGCTTTTCAAACAAGGGAACAACTCTCAATGGTTGGCTAACATGGCACTCACGCTGCAAGAGCTCAACGGCCAAAACGTCAGATGGAGCAGTGGCCATGGAAATGATATATGCACCGAAGTTATCAGAAGGAAGTTCAGCTATGACATGGAATGTGTTCAAAACATCAGATATTTCTTCTGTTGTAGGAAGATCAGGACCAAAAAGAGGACGTTTGCCACTGAGTTCAGATAAAAGCCATTCTTGTCGCTGTTCCTCAGACCATTCTTTGTAGGAACCAATATCCAAATGCTGAGTAATGGCATCCAAGACATCGGTGTGACGATCAGACTCTTGCCTGATGTCAAGTCTTACAAGTGACAAGCCAAAAGTGGACACTTGCCTCAAAAAATCAAGAAGGGTGCCATCAGCAATTGCACGGTCACCACATGCACAGAGGGATCGGTAGCATAGTTCAAGAGGCTCCAAGAACTGCAAAATGTTGGGaaattaattataaacaaaaCAGTTTGCCTAACTGAAAGCTAATAAAGGGAgtataatttaacaaaataacTTAATCGTGACATGAACTTTCtagttttctttaaaattaattccATTAGCAAAGCAAGACAgacttttaaaacaaaatatctttttcctttattgTTGCCCACTTAACTTTCCTCACTCAAAgtctttcaaaaataaataacaaaggaagctatttttaaagtAATAAAGTAGCCAAGTTCAATCAGAGGCCTATCTTGTTGGTGAAACTGAAATACTTCATCCAAAGAAATATTGCTGTCAAAATTGAGTTTCCAGGTCAGATGTTCGTGACTTTATAACAGATTTGACCAGTCTCAAAACTAAATTTATCATCAAAATGGTTTTGTAAGTAGCCTCCATTTTTATCAAAGCCAATTGTAGAACTTCTCGGTAATCTGACTTAACAGTTCAACCGTAAGAATATCAAATATTCCCAATGCAATGATCGTTATGtcacaaataaataaataaagcattTTGAAAATCCAAGGAGAGGTAACCTGCTCAACATTTGTAAAAGTCGCATCCTCTGGGATGTCAGAATATCCATTAGCTAACAAATGGCGGGAACGTTCACGTGTCTGATAAAGCTTGTCCCTTACATCACCAAGAATCACTCGGTAAGGTTCGCTGGCAGGAACTTGCTTCCAAAACTCTATCCAAACAGAAGTAAAAATTTCAATTCATTATTACAAAACTTCAAAATTCCTCTATAAAATAAATTTCGCAGCAAAACGAAACGCATCTGAAGACTGTTTTTCTACTTTAAAACATAAGACAGATTGATTACCTATATAGTGTTTTGCATCCCTCCTCGATGAATTATGAAGCATGTCTGCACGCTCACGAAGCTCGTTACTGCAACGCCACATAGACAACTGCAGACAAATATAATGAGTATGGTCCCTTAATTAGTTGATTAATAGCAAAAATATTGCCTAATAATCAAATGACAACGGTTCCCCAAAATTTGCATATTGCTGAAGGTGAAATACCTCAAACATAAGATCCTCAATCTGTGAGTAGTAAAGATTAGCAGCCATCATTCTAGCAAGAAGACAGACATCCCTTGTAACCTCAGGTGTCACCCTAGGATTACCTGTAGACCAATCAAAGCAAAAGTTGAAAGTTTTGAAGACAGTTAGAATTTCCCGAAGTAGCATCAGTGTGGAGAGGATATATTATTCCACTTCCATAATCTAATGAAACTCATTGTTTTGCAATTACATTATGGCAGGGAAAAAGGAGGATTTATACCATCGCGATCACCACCCATCCAAGATGAAAACTGAATTAGTGGTGCATTATAAGGAACACGTTCATCAATCCCTATGTTTTTCAAAGCAGTATCAACACGACGCAGAAATTTAGGAACACCCTTCCAAATTGTCTCATGGAAGTAGCTCATTCCTGCCCTCATTTCATCTTGTGGGGTAGGAGGAGTTCTACGGATTTCATCAGTACGAAATGCAGCTTGAATCTACAAAAAGAAATGGAAGTACCACTGTTGTCAAAATCAAATGGCTGCAATAAAATGTCTATAATATAAGTCTGCATCCAAGTCGATTGAGTGCACTACATGTTGCATTGCAACTAAAATACCAAACAGCATACATCTTTCAGTTATTATTTCCAGaaacatatatttataaagTATGGCTTAGCCTTGATATTCACAAATGGAAAGAAccggaaaaaaaaacataaacacatgataaaaaaaaaatgatgcaAGGCCATCCATCTTATCTTTGCTTCACTTTCAACAACTgctataatttttcaaaaaaaagaaaaaagcaaacAAAACCGTCTGCAAACTCAAAGCCAGTTGAATTTCTTTCTAAATATAATTTgagttagaaagaaaaaaggggaGCAAACTTCACCTCTCTCTGAAGTGCCTCATCCAGCTCTTGCTTGTCATCTGGAGTGATATCTTTGGCATACAACTGGACTAAACAATCCCTTATTCTGCATAGTTAGAGAACTGATCAGTTAGGacgtttgaaaattaaacataaagATAAGCATAAAAACAATCCACAGTAGCTCATAAGTCAACCTTGCATGCTTTTGAAGCAAAGATCTACGAACTGATTGAGTAGGATGAGCAGTTAAGACCAAATCAACAGTCTGGTTCTTCAAGGCATCAAAAACTTCTTGAGGGGACTTTTTCAGTTCCCCTACAAGCTTCTTCAGAGTTTCCTCAATGTCAGATTCAGTGGTTGCTGAGTTTTCATCAGCAAAATCTCCCTTCTTCAGTTTGATCCTTCGACGATAAGCAATCTGAACC
This region of Cucumis melo cultivar AY chromosome 7, USDA_Cmelo_AY_1.0, whole genome shotgun sequence genomic DNA includes:
- the LOC103501811 gene encoding dol-P-Man:Man(6)GlcNAc(2)-PP-Dol alpha-1,2-mannosyltransferase isoform X2, whose protein sequence is MVLPTLCSGATQVHECHVQHHSRLRRGFQLLGASPFPSLQIWLPNLGIQVRVFFAVRLFLGFLSVVTETVLVVALSRKFGKRLATYTLAMLCLTSGCFFASTSFLPSSFSMYAVSLSSGLFLLEKPAPAVAVAAAGVILGWPFSILVFLPVTLYSLRRKFKEAFLAGALTSIALLAFSLLVDYYYYKRWTSSVLNLLIYNVLGGGESHLYGTEGPLFYLRNGFNNFNVCFVLALLFVGILPISRKKYVPDLLVVISPIYIWLAFMSLQPHKEERFLYPIYPLICVAASAVIECFPDFFRDRYNPYDNSVLVVIAKVLRPLVLGLILCASHARTFSLINGYSAPLEVYKVLAHHDEIVTDSTICVGSEWHRFPSSFFIPDYIKEVRWIDDGFRGLLPFPFNSTLGGTAAAPPYFNNKNKASDEQYLQDLDACTYLVELQLERPYASRGSDTSKWEAVAAWPYLDREISPPFYRSFFIPYFWQNKNVFGMYKLLTRITK
- the LOC103501811 gene encoding dol-P-Man:Man(6)GlcNAc(2)-PP-Dol alpha-1,2-mannosyltransferase isoform X1: MALAMRQRRPFTSDLPPSTSASSSYSKSDKPGRSATEAEDKGLGWFFPLFALGLLRYMSATSNIIHDCDEVFNYWEPLHFLLYKSGFQTWEYSSQFALRSYLYIVLHELVGRPAAWLFSVDKVRVFFAVRLFLGFLSVVTETVLVVALSRKFGKRLATYTLAMLCLTSGCFFASTSFLPSSFSMYAVSLSSGLFLLEKPAPAVAVAAAGVILGWPFSILVFLPVTLYSLRRKFKEAFLAGALTSIALLAFSLLVDYYYYKRWTSSVLNLLIYNVLGGGESHLYGTEGPLFYLRNGFNNFNVCFVLALLFVGILPISRKKYVPDLLVVISPIYIWLAFMSLQPHKEERFLYPIYPLICVAASAVIECFPDFFRDRYNPYDNSVLVVIAKVLRPLVLGLILCASHARTFSLINGYSAPLEVYKVLAHHDEIVTDSTICVGSEWHRFPSSFFIPDYIKEVRWIDDGFRGLLPFPFNSTLGGTAAAPPYFNNKNKASDEQYLQDLDACTYLVELQLERPYASRGSDTSKWEAVAAWPYLDREISPPFYRSFFIPYFWQNKNVFGMYKLLTRITK
- the LOC103501810 gene encoding phosphoenolpyruvate carboxylase, housekeeping isozyme, with the protein product MANRNLEKMASIDAQLRLLVPARVSEDDKLVEYDALLLDRFLDILQDLHGEDLKETVQECYELSAEYEGKHNPKKLEELGNVLTSLDPGDSIVIAKSFSHMLNLANLAEEVQIAYRRRIKLKKGDFADENSATTESDIEETLKKLVGELKKSPQEVFDALKNQTVDLVLTAHPTQSVRRSLLQKHARIRDCLVQLYAKDITPDDKQELDEALQREIQAAFRTDEIRRTPPTPQDEMRAGMSYFHETIWKGVPKFLRRVDTALKNIGIDERVPYNAPLIQFSSWMGGDRDGNPRVTPEVTRDVCLLARMMAANLYYSQIEDLMFELSMWRCSNELRERADMLHNSSRRDAKHYIEFWKQVPASEPYRVILGDVRDKLYQTRERSRHLLANGYSDIPEDATFTNVEQFLEPLELCYRSLCACGDRAIADGTLLDFLRQVSTFGLSLVRLDIRQESDRHTDVLDAITQHLDIGSYKEWSEEQRQEWLLSELSGKRPLFGPDLPTTEEISDVLNTFHVIAELPSDNFGAYIISMATAPSDVLAVELLQRECHVSQPLRVVPLFEKLADLEAAPAALARLFSIDWYRNRINGKQEVMIGYSDSGKDAGRFSAAWQLYKAQEELIKVAKQYGVKLTMFHGRGGTVGRGGGPTHLAILSQPPETVHGSLRVTVQGEVIEQSFGEEHLCFRTLQRFTAATLEHGMHPPVSPKPEWRALMDEMAVVATEEYRSIVFKEPRFVEYFRLATPELEYGRMNIGSRPSKRKPSGGIESLRAIPWIFAWTQTRFHLPVWLGFGAAFKHIIQKNVKNLQMLQEMYNEWPFFRVTIDLVEMVFAKGDPGIAALYDKLLVSEDLWSFGERLRANYEETKSLLLQIAGHRDLLEGDPYLKQRLRLRDSYITTLNVCQAYTLKRIRDPNYDVKVRPHISREIMEASKPADELVHLNPKSEYAPGLEDTLILTMKGIAAGMQNTG